A single Saccharolobus shibatae B12 DNA region contains:
- a CDS encoding SGNH/GDSL hydrolase family protein, whose translation MFAGDSITDSGKTNNAPLGYGYVNLFYNLMLAKHPETKITVINSGISGNTVIDLIDRWDDDVLSYKPNWISILIGINDLHKFLGGLTTFNPENYYENLRRLLTYTRKVLDNVNFILMTPFYISRNKLEGRFRAKVLELLPQYIEKVRLLSNEFSVAYIDLHDTFKKLVNIREPNVYAPEPVHPNFTGHMVIALKLLEVLEI comes from the coding sequence GTGTTTGCTGGAGATAGTATAACCGATAGTGGGAAGACAAACAACGCTCCTTTAGGGTATGGGTATGTCAATCTCTTTTATAATCTTATGTTGGCTAAACATCCAGAGACGAAAATTACTGTTATAAATTCTGGTATAAGTGGAAATACTGTAATCGACCTCATAGATAGATGGGACGATGATGTGCTAAGTTATAAACCTAATTGGATATCGATTTTAATTGGTATAAATGACCTCCATAAGTTTCTAGGTGGCTTAACGACATTTAACCCTGAAAACTACTATGAAAACTTGAGACGTCTACTAACATATACTAGAAAGGTGCTTGACAACGTGAATTTTATTTTAATGACCCCATTTTATATCAGTAGGAATAAACTTGAGGGTAGATTTAGGGCTAAGGTACTGGAACTATTACCTCAATATATAGAGAAAGTTAGATTACTATCTAACGAGTTCTCTGTAGCTTATATTGACCTTCATGACACTTTTAAAAAACTGGTTAATATAAGGGAACCTAACGTCTACGCACCAGAACCAGTTCATCCAAATTTCACAGGACACATGGTAATTGCCTTAAAGCTGCTTGAGGTATTGGAAATATGA